One window from the genome of Diabrotica virgifera virgifera chromosome 6, PGI_DIABVI_V3a encodes:
- the LOC126886881 gene encoding uncharacterized protein LOC126886881, which produces MIKEIVKQSDNLLLTIKRLRKIIFDKFTQNDAKVWLKRLNAHICKCNNLIKAKKLPIGTAKKLQSNVGHFKHFRRIILNFNRRVGLGLNSKLRNRVKWENVASSFASRIKTGVIINLYHKDVGPFLNDAFTIFKQKVKTVLKSNRVLKVNTTLWGEFIKKTGDSESLDLIHFSTKNVIIDSYSTDLHIWFSENVKDIIFKKMSEFAEKGSGAALSKVISLEVNINKVEIGNGSSYIKLPEQIQKRRACINIKNYDQNCFYWAIISSLYPAKIHTERTSAYPYYSTALKTEDLEAPMPLSHITKFEKINTISVNVYALELNQVKEKQFYEVVPARLTQNKLDRHVNLLLIQDKYFPKLNDYDAPPSDDENIEIKYHYCWIKDMSRLLSSQLSKNSNKKYICDRCMNYFYSGNKLAEHEEFCRDINKCKMTVPKYDHVAFRNFTYKQTTPFIIYADFECQLHNFTDSNVKLSKTAKYQKHVPYSAGYYFKCAYDDGLSYFRSYRGENCMEWFAKEMAEISKFVDSKIKSIVPMVKKPSTSKATVCHICEKRFLATDIIVVDHDHFTGEVRGFAHQACNLNFRKVFVVPVAFHNFSGYDSHFMIIDLCKHGHLSLLPINKEKYISFTLHSDEHKIRLRFIDTMRFMGASLDELASLLDTSEKKILKQEFYSLDDNAFNLLTCKGVFCYDYVDSLEKLEETSLPTISHFYNKLCDEHISEQKYAHAQKVWSTFECKNLGEYSDLYLKTDILLLADVFEQFRQKCRDTYHLDPAWYYTIPGYTWDCMLRYTKCRLELLKDVDMILFIEKGIRGGISVCSNRFSEANNKYMSTYDPTQPSKYIMYLDVNNLYGWAMSEYLPFGGFKWIEDVTKFGVASKSTKLPKGHIDIMSIPNAAKEGYFFQVDLEYPLELHDKHKDFPFAAEHRIPPGSKLPKLLPTLFNKSKYIIHYRNLKQALSNGLILTKIHKVLKFNQSAWLRPYIELNTNLRAASKSSFEKNLYKMMNNAVFGKTMENIRRHRTVKICKNWNGRYGAKNLIASIRFHSRTIFSENLVAIELTKSVVCFNKPLYIGAAILDISKLCMYDFHYSFMLPTMGEENCMLLYMDTDSFIYELQCLDAYKEVLKAHNSKFDTSDYSENNPYMIERLNKKIPGLMKDEANGKIITNFIGLRSKMYTFKLQTTDEEREKERERLKLKLNKEQIDCGIQNLGITKKSKGVKYNVVKNIITFEDFENCLKEYKIKSTNQRCIRSYQHSVFSIEQTKTALSPYDDKRYLIPESFKTLPWGHCDIP; this is translated from the coding sequence ATGATTAAGGAAATAGTTAAGCAGTCGGATAATCTATTATTAACTATTAAAAGACTtcgtaaaataatttttgataaatttactCAAAATGATGCTAAAGTATGGTTAAAGCGATTAAATGCACATATTTGCAAatgtaataatttaattaaagctAAAAAATTACCCATTGGAACTGCTAAAAAATTACAATCAAACGTaggacattttaaacattttcgaagaataattttaaattttaatagacGTGTTGGTCTAGGACTTAATTCAAAATTACGAAATAGAGTAAAATGGGAAAATGTCGCTTCAAGTTTTGCAAGTCGGATTAAGACAGgggttataataaatttatatcataAGGATGTAGGACCGTTTTTGAATGATGCTTTtaccatatttaaacaaaaagttaaaACTGTTTTGAAATCTAATAGAGTACTTAAAGTCAACACTACTTTGTGGGGGGAATTTATTAAAAAGACAGGTGATAGTGAGAGTTTAGATTTGATACATTTTAGCACTAAAAATGTCATTATAGATAGTTATTCAACCGATTTACACATTTGGTTTAGCGAAAATGTTaaagatataatttttaaaaaaatgtctgaGTTTGCAGAAAAAGGTTCAGGTGCCGCTCTCTCTAAAGTAATCTCATTAGAAGTTAACATCAATAAAGTCGAAATTGGGAACGGATCATCGTACATTAAACTTCCTGAACAAATTCAAAAGCGTCGAGCAtgtataaatatcaaaaattacgatcaaaattgcttttattgggcgattattagctctctttatccagctAAAATACATACAGAACGTACATCGGCATATCCATATTACAGTACGGCGTTGAAAACGGAGGACTTGGAAGCTCCAATGCCTTTAAGTCATattacaaaatttgaaaaaataaatactatatcagtgaatgtttatgctttggaattaaaCCAAGTTAAGGAAAAACAATTTTACGAAGTAGTACCTGCTAGACTTACACAAAACAAGcttgatagacatgtaaatttgcTTCTAattcaggataaatattttcCAAAGTTAAATGATTACGACGCTCCTCCTAGTGACGatgaaaatattgaaataaaatatcattattgCTGGATTAAAGATATGTCTAGGTTGTTAAGTTCTCAGTTAAGTAAAaactcaaataaaaaatatatttgtgatCGCTGCATGAATTATTTTTACAGCGGGAATAAACTTGCGGAGCACGAAGAGTTCTGCAGAGACATAAACAAATGTAAAATGACTGTTCCCAAATACGATCATGTTGCTTTTAGAAATTTCACATACAAACAAACCACTCCCTTTATCATATATGCtgattttgaatgtcagttacaTAATTTTACAGATTCTAATGTAAAACTGAGCAAAACAGCAAAATACCAAAAGCATGTACCTTATAGTGCAGGCTATTACTTTAAATGTGCTTACGATGACGGCTTATCATATTTTCGAAGCTACAGAGGTGAAAATTGCATGGAGTGGTTTGCAAAAGAAATGGCTGAAATATCCAAATTTGTCGATTCTAAAATAAAATCAATTGTACCTATGGTTAAAAAGCCTAGTACAAGTAAGGCAACTGTCTGTCATATTTGTGAGAAACGCTTTTTAGCTACAGATATAATTGTGGTAGATCATGATCATTTTACCGGAGAGGTAAGAGGATTTGCACACCAAGCATGCAATTTAAACTTCAGAAAGGTGTTTGTTGTGCCAGTAGCCTTCCATAATTTTAGTGGATATGACTCACATTTCATGATTATCGATTTATGCAAACATGGGCACCTGAGCTTACTTcctattaataaagaaaaatatatttcttttactCTACATTCAGATGAGCATAAAATTAGACTAAGATTTATCGATACTATGAGATTTATGGGAGCTTCACTCGATGAATTAGCATCACTTTTAGATACTTCAGAGAAGAAGATTTTAAAACAAGAATTTTACAGTTTAGATGATAATGCATTTAATTTATTAACTTGCAAAGGAGTATTTTGCTATGATTATGTTGATAGTTTGGAAAAATTAGAGGAAACTTCTTTACCTACAATTagtcatttttataataaattatgtgATGAACATATTAGCGAACAGAAGTATGCTCATGCGCAGAaagtttggtctacatttgaatGTAAAAATTTGGGAGAGTATAGCGATTTGTACTTAAAAACAGATATTTTGCTTCTGGCTGATGTATTTGAACAATTTAGACAAAAATGTAGGGATACGTACCATTTAGATCCTGCGTGGTATTATACCATACCAGGTTATACATGGGACTGTATGCTTAGGTATACAAAATGTAGATTAGAGTTATTAAAAGATGTGGATATgattttgtttattgaaaaaggCATAAGAGGCGGAATATCTGTGTGTAGTAACCGATTTTCGGAAGCTAACAATAAGTACATGTCGACATATGACCCCACACAGCCCTCTAAGTACATCATGTATTTAGATGTAAATAATCTCTATGGTTGGGCTATGAGTGAATATTTACCCTTTGGAGGATTTAAGTGGATTGAAGATGTAACCAAATTTGGTGTAGCATCTAAATCCACTAAACTTCCCAAGGGGCATATTGATATTATGTCAATTCCGAATGCTGCGAAGGAGGGCTATTTCTTTCAAGTTGACTTAGAGTATCCACTTGAATTACACGACAAACATAAAGATTTTCCATTTGCTGCCGAACACCGCATTCCTCCCGGTTCAAAACTACCAAAATTATTGCCAACTCTTTTTAATAAGTCaaaatatattattcattatagAAATTTAAAGCAGGCTTTATCTAACGGATTAATTTTAACTAAAATACATAAAGTTTTGAAATTTAATCAATCTGCATGGCTGCGGCCCTATATTGAGTTAAATACTAACTTACGGGCTGCATCTaagagcagttttgagaaaaatctcTATAAAATGATGAACAATGCTGTGTTTGGTAAGACCATGGAGAATATAAGGAGGCATAGaactgtaaaaatatgtaaaaattggaATGGAAGGTATGGAGCCAAAAACTTGATTGCAAGTATTCGGTTTCACAGTCGTACTATCTTTAGTGAAAACCTGGTGGCCATCGAACTAACCAAATCAGTAGTGTGTTTTAATAAGCCTCTGTATATAGGTGCAGCAATCCTAGACATatcaaaattatgtatgtatgattTTCATTACTCCTTCATGCTTCCAACGATGGGAGAAGAAAATTGTATGTTATTGTACATGGATACAGATAGCTTCATCTATGAATTACAGTGTTTAGATGCATATAAGGAGGTTTTAAAGGCACACAACTCTAAATTCGATACATCTGACTATTCGGAAAATAACCCGTACATGATAGaacggttaaataaaaaaatccccGGTCTAATGAAGGATGAAGCTAATGgaaaaattattacaaattttattggtCTAAGATCAAAAATGTATACATTTAAATTACAAACAACTGATGAAGAGAGAGAAAAAGAGAGAGAACGTTTAAAACTGAAACTAAACAAGGAACAAATTGATTGTGGTATTCAAAATTTAGGtataaccaaaaaatcaaaaggtgtaaaatataatgtagtcaaaaatataatcacatttgaagattttgaaaattGTTTAAAAGAATACAAAATTAAAAGCACAAACCAAAGGTGTATTCGGTCATATCAACATTCAGTATTCAGCATAGAGCAAACAAAAACGGCCCTAAGTCCTTATGATGATAAACGATATTTAATACCAGAATCCTTTAAGACGCTTCCCTGGGGACATTGTGATATACCataa